A window of Rhododendron vialii isolate Sample 1 chromosome 13a, ASM3025357v1 contains these coding sequences:
- the LOC131313187 gene encoding uncharacterized protein LOC131313187 isoform X1 has product MVSVESFSQGAEMSGIQNNKTRNLEKPFPGCLGRMVNLFDLGTGVAANRLLMDKPHRDGSPVPGSQSDGARTSSVVDPEEDKVIVSELRRSFSKKKSNGTPMKMLIDQEMSKEVESKHNSPSVVAKLMGLDALPRQQLNIAAQRSHSRDHSRCHSVIPLSYWQQEDGLDMQIKREIHQCPRQNECKDVYEIWQQSQKRSCVREKSPQKVIHNEYSNAKKMALIRQKFIEAKRLSTDEKLRQSKQFHDALDVLSSNKDLLVKFLQEPNSMFSQQMCDSYPVPPPPENKRITVLRPSKMVDNDKFSGPMKKNEKQVKKASIVGQVIGLDRSNTGSSPPKLRVDDNPTQPTRIVVLKPSPGKPHGLKAVVPPSNLYPRILPSEDFRGEPEDDEARESKEVAEEITRQMRENLGVHRRSETFLSSVFSNGYIGDESSFHKSENDYEMGNCSDSEVITPTSRHSWDYINRYDSPFSSSFSRASYSPESSVCREAKKRLSERWTMMASNGICHEPRHVRRSSSTLGEMLALSDTKKSLISEEEGLNKDQEPSVSTSCSASYLNKYDIGDDSPRNLSRSKSLPVSSTAFGGRLPVDASDPVVGRSDISKEVAKAKSGKSSFKGKVSSLFFPKNKNSNKEKSSASQTEDTFQKCAVSVKSAGKFIVGPSQFADDSGIKECALPKFQGSSSKTLLPDFTEQSIISREAGLSVAKPMLTGNPSESQDQPSPISVLEPPFEDDNLSADSFNVKLDSHGAKLSAQSFKSNLIDKSPPIESIARTLSWDDSYTKYRQKPHSVPQGMEVDEGDWIFFLQSLISAIDLEGELQSDSFLTRWHSPESPLDPFLRDKYIDLHGKEIIIHEAKRRLRRSTRKLVFDCVNAALADITGCGGVLNRNSEDGPPPVLADEVWSRMRKLFSNEVRCVTAGEDCGDSNSLVVERVVRKEVVGNSWDVDMRSERDNVGKEIQGKLLDELVQEAVVELTGKV; this is encoded by the exons ATGGTATCAGTGGAATCTTTTTCCCAGG GTGCGGAAATGAGTGGGATTCAGAACAACAAAACTCGCAATCTTGAGAAACCTTTTCCAGGATGCTTGGGAAGGATGGTGAACCTCTTTGATTTGGGTACTGGTGTAGCAGCAAACAGGCTGCTCATGGACAAACCACATCGTGATG GTTCTCCAGTCCCAGGGAGCCAATCAGATGGAGCAAGGACGAGTTCTGTTGTTGATCCAGAAGAGGATAAAGTG ATAGTGTCTGAGCTGAGGAGAAGTTTTTCGAAGAAAAAATCTAATGGAACACCTATGAAAATGCTCATAGACCAGGAAATGTCAAAAGAAGTGGAGTCCAAGCATAATTCCCCCAGTGTAGTTGCTAAGTTGATGGGGCTTGATGCCCTCCCACGACAACAGCTGAATATAGCTGCCCAAAGAAGTCATTCAAGAGACCATTCACGGTGTCATTCCGTCATCCCTTTGAGTTATTGGCAGCAAGAAGACGGATTGGATATGCAAATAAAACGTGAGATTCATCAGTGTCCAAGACAGAACGAGTGTAAAgatgtttatgaaatatggCAGCAGTCACAGAAAAGAAGTTGCGTAAGAGAAAAGTCACCACAGAAAGTAATACACAACGAGTATTCGAATGCGAAAAAGATGGCTCTTATTCGTCAAAAGTTCATCGAAGCAAAACGCCTATCAACAGATGAAAAACTTCGCCAGTCCAAACAATTCCACGATGCATTGGATGTTTTGAGTTCTAACAAGGATTTATTGGTCAAGTTTCTACAAGAACCAAATTCCATGTTCTCCCAACAGATGTGTGATTCGTATCctgttcctcctcctcctgagAATAAGCGCATCACGGTTCTTAGACCTTCTAAAATGGTGGATAACGATAAATTTTCTGGACCGATGAAGAAGAATGAGAAACAGGTAAAGAAAGCATCCATCGTCGGTCAGGTTATTGGATTGGACAGAAGCAATACTGGATCTTCTCCTCCCAAATTGCGAGTTGATGATAATCCTACTCAGCCAACTCGAATTGTTGTATTAAAACCTAGCCCTGGCAAGCCACATGGCTTGAAGGCTGTTGTGCCTCCGTCTAATTTATATCCAAGAATATTACCCAGTGAAGATTTTCGTGGAGAACCAGAAGATGATGAAGCTCGAGAATCAAAAGAAGTTGCAGAGGAGATCACACGGCAGATGCGTGAAAACCTGGGTGTGCATCGGAGGAGCGAAACCTTTCTTTCTTCTGTGTTTTCTAATGGCTATATTGGTGATGAAAGTTCCTTTCACAAATCGGAAAATGATTATGAAATGGGGAACTGCAGCGACTCTGAAGTGATAACACCAACTTCTAGGCATTCGTGGGATTACATCAATAGGTACGATAGCCCTTTTTCTTCCTCCTTCAGCCGTGCTTCTTATTCTCCAGAGTCATCGGTATGTAGAGAAGCAAAGAAGCGACTTTCTGAAAGATGGACCATGATGGCTTCCAATGGAATTTGTCACGAACCAAGACATGTACGGAGGAGCTCTAGTACTTTGGGTGAGATGCTTGCCCTTTCTGATACTAAGAAGTCCTTAATATCTGAGGAAGAGGGACTTAATAAAGACCAAGAACCAAGTGTGTCAACTTCATGCTCCGCTAGCTATTTGAATAAGTATGACATTGGGGATGATTCTCCGAGGAATCTTTCGAGGTCAAAATCTCTTCCCGTCTCTTCTACTGCGTTTGGGGGCAGGCTACCTGTTGATGCTTCAGATCCGGTGGTTGGTAGAAGTGATATTTCCAAGGAGGTGGCAAAGGCAAAGAGTGGGAAATCATCGTTCAAGGGGAAagtttcaagtttatttttccCAAAGAACAAAAATTCTAATAAAGAAAAATCTAGTGCTTCGCAAACGGAAGATACATTTCAAAAATGTGCTGTATCTGTAAAGTCTGCTGGAAAATTTATTGTtggtccttcccaatttgctGACGACTCTGGGATTAAAGAGTGTGCATTGCCTAAATTTCAAGGATCATCTAGCAAAACATTGTTGCCAGATTTCACAGAGCAGAGCATAATCTCCCGTGAG GCAGGATTATCTGTTGCAAAACCTATGCTAACTGGAAACCCCAGTGAGAGCCAGGACCAGCCAAGCCCAATCTCAGTATTGGAACCACCATTTGAGGACGACAATCTATCAGCAGATTCCTTCAATGTAAAGCTAGACAGCCATG GAGCAAAGTTGTCTGCTCAGTCTTTTAAATCCAACCTCATTGACAAATCCCCTCCCATTGAATCAATTGCTCGGACTCTGTCGTGGGATGATTCCTATACTAAATATCGACAGAAACCTCACTCTGTCCCCCAAGGAATGGAGGTAGACGAAGGGGACTGGatcttctttctccaatccttAATATCAGCCATTGACCTCGAGGGGGAGTTGCAGTCTGACTCTTTTCTTACAAGATGGCACTCACCAGAAAGCCCGTTGGACCCATTTTTAAGAGACAAATATATCGACTTGCACGGTAAGGAGATAATAATCCACGAGGCTAAGCGAAGGCTAAGGAGATCAACCCGGAAACTTGTATTCGACTGTGTCAATGCAGCGTTGGCTGACATCACGGGGTGCGGTGGGGTCCTCAACCGGAATTCAGAGGATGGACCACCTCCCGTATTGGCGGATGAGGTATGGTCCCGGATGAGGAAGTTGTTTTCCAACGAGGTGAGGTGTGTTACTGCGGGTGAGGACTGTGGGGACAGTAACAGCCTGGTGGTGGAGAGGGTGGTGAGGAAGGAGGTGGTGGGGAACAGTTGGGATGTGGATATGAGATCGGAAAGGGATAATGTGGGGAAAGAAATTCAAGGGAAGTTGCTGGATGAGCTCGTGCAAGAGGCTGTGGTTGAGTTGACAGGTAAGGTGTAA
- the LOC131313187 gene encoding uncharacterized protein LOC131313187 isoform X2 — protein sequence MSGIQNNKTRNLEKPFPGCLGRMVNLFDLGTGVAANRLLMDKPHRDGSPVPGSQSDGARTSSVVDPEEDKVIVSELRRSFSKKKSNGTPMKMLIDQEMSKEVESKHNSPSVVAKLMGLDALPRQQLNIAAQRSHSRDHSRCHSVIPLSYWQQEDGLDMQIKREIHQCPRQNECKDVYEIWQQSQKRSCVREKSPQKVIHNEYSNAKKMALIRQKFIEAKRLSTDEKLRQSKQFHDALDVLSSNKDLLVKFLQEPNSMFSQQMCDSYPVPPPPENKRITVLRPSKMVDNDKFSGPMKKNEKQVKKASIVGQVIGLDRSNTGSSPPKLRVDDNPTQPTRIVVLKPSPGKPHGLKAVVPPSNLYPRILPSEDFRGEPEDDEARESKEVAEEITRQMRENLGVHRRSETFLSSVFSNGYIGDESSFHKSENDYEMGNCSDSEVITPTSRHSWDYINRYDSPFSSSFSRASYSPESSVCREAKKRLSERWTMMASNGICHEPRHVRRSSSTLGEMLALSDTKKSLISEEEGLNKDQEPSVSTSCSASYLNKYDIGDDSPRNLSRSKSLPVSSTAFGGRLPVDASDPVVGRSDISKEVAKAKSGKSSFKGKVSSLFFPKNKNSNKEKSSASQTEDTFQKCAVSVKSAGKFIVGPSQFADDSGIKECALPKFQGSSSKTLLPDFTEQSIISREAGLSVAKPMLTGNPSESQDQPSPISVLEPPFEDDNLSADSFNVKLDSHGAKLSAQSFKSNLIDKSPPIESIARTLSWDDSYTKYRQKPHSVPQGMEVDEGDWIFFLQSLISAIDLEGELQSDSFLTRWHSPESPLDPFLRDKYIDLHGKEIIIHEAKRRLRRSTRKLVFDCVNAALADITGCGGVLNRNSEDGPPPVLADEVWSRMRKLFSNEVRCVTAGEDCGDSNSLVVERVVRKEVVGNSWDVDMRSERDNVGKEIQGKLLDELVQEAVVELTGKV from the exons ATGAGTGGGATTCAGAACAACAAAACTCGCAATCTTGAGAAACCTTTTCCAGGATGCTTGGGAAGGATGGTGAACCTCTTTGATTTGGGTACTGGTGTAGCAGCAAACAGGCTGCTCATGGACAAACCACATCGTGATG GTTCTCCAGTCCCAGGGAGCCAATCAGATGGAGCAAGGACGAGTTCTGTTGTTGATCCAGAAGAGGATAAAGTG ATAGTGTCTGAGCTGAGGAGAAGTTTTTCGAAGAAAAAATCTAATGGAACACCTATGAAAATGCTCATAGACCAGGAAATGTCAAAAGAAGTGGAGTCCAAGCATAATTCCCCCAGTGTAGTTGCTAAGTTGATGGGGCTTGATGCCCTCCCACGACAACAGCTGAATATAGCTGCCCAAAGAAGTCATTCAAGAGACCATTCACGGTGTCATTCCGTCATCCCTTTGAGTTATTGGCAGCAAGAAGACGGATTGGATATGCAAATAAAACGTGAGATTCATCAGTGTCCAAGACAGAACGAGTGTAAAgatgtttatgaaatatggCAGCAGTCACAGAAAAGAAGTTGCGTAAGAGAAAAGTCACCACAGAAAGTAATACACAACGAGTATTCGAATGCGAAAAAGATGGCTCTTATTCGTCAAAAGTTCATCGAAGCAAAACGCCTATCAACAGATGAAAAACTTCGCCAGTCCAAACAATTCCACGATGCATTGGATGTTTTGAGTTCTAACAAGGATTTATTGGTCAAGTTTCTACAAGAACCAAATTCCATGTTCTCCCAACAGATGTGTGATTCGTATCctgttcctcctcctcctgagAATAAGCGCATCACGGTTCTTAGACCTTCTAAAATGGTGGATAACGATAAATTTTCTGGACCGATGAAGAAGAATGAGAAACAGGTAAAGAAAGCATCCATCGTCGGTCAGGTTATTGGATTGGACAGAAGCAATACTGGATCTTCTCCTCCCAAATTGCGAGTTGATGATAATCCTACTCAGCCAACTCGAATTGTTGTATTAAAACCTAGCCCTGGCAAGCCACATGGCTTGAAGGCTGTTGTGCCTCCGTCTAATTTATATCCAAGAATATTACCCAGTGAAGATTTTCGTGGAGAACCAGAAGATGATGAAGCTCGAGAATCAAAAGAAGTTGCAGAGGAGATCACACGGCAGATGCGTGAAAACCTGGGTGTGCATCGGAGGAGCGAAACCTTTCTTTCTTCTGTGTTTTCTAATGGCTATATTGGTGATGAAAGTTCCTTTCACAAATCGGAAAATGATTATGAAATGGGGAACTGCAGCGACTCTGAAGTGATAACACCAACTTCTAGGCATTCGTGGGATTACATCAATAGGTACGATAGCCCTTTTTCTTCCTCCTTCAGCCGTGCTTCTTATTCTCCAGAGTCATCGGTATGTAGAGAAGCAAAGAAGCGACTTTCTGAAAGATGGACCATGATGGCTTCCAATGGAATTTGTCACGAACCAAGACATGTACGGAGGAGCTCTAGTACTTTGGGTGAGATGCTTGCCCTTTCTGATACTAAGAAGTCCTTAATATCTGAGGAAGAGGGACTTAATAAAGACCAAGAACCAAGTGTGTCAACTTCATGCTCCGCTAGCTATTTGAATAAGTATGACATTGGGGATGATTCTCCGAGGAATCTTTCGAGGTCAAAATCTCTTCCCGTCTCTTCTACTGCGTTTGGGGGCAGGCTACCTGTTGATGCTTCAGATCCGGTGGTTGGTAGAAGTGATATTTCCAAGGAGGTGGCAAAGGCAAAGAGTGGGAAATCATCGTTCAAGGGGAAagtttcaagtttatttttccCAAAGAACAAAAATTCTAATAAAGAAAAATCTAGTGCTTCGCAAACGGAAGATACATTTCAAAAATGTGCTGTATCTGTAAAGTCTGCTGGAAAATTTATTGTtggtccttcccaatttgctGACGACTCTGGGATTAAAGAGTGTGCATTGCCTAAATTTCAAGGATCATCTAGCAAAACATTGTTGCCAGATTTCACAGAGCAGAGCATAATCTCCCGTGAG GCAGGATTATCTGTTGCAAAACCTATGCTAACTGGAAACCCCAGTGAGAGCCAGGACCAGCCAAGCCCAATCTCAGTATTGGAACCACCATTTGAGGACGACAATCTATCAGCAGATTCCTTCAATGTAAAGCTAGACAGCCATG GAGCAAAGTTGTCTGCTCAGTCTTTTAAATCCAACCTCATTGACAAATCCCCTCCCATTGAATCAATTGCTCGGACTCTGTCGTGGGATGATTCCTATACTAAATATCGACAGAAACCTCACTCTGTCCCCCAAGGAATGGAGGTAGACGAAGGGGACTGGatcttctttctccaatccttAATATCAGCCATTGACCTCGAGGGGGAGTTGCAGTCTGACTCTTTTCTTACAAGATGGCACTCACCAGAAAGCCCGTTGGACCCATTTTTAAGAGACAAATATATCGACTTGCACGGTAAGGAGATAATAATCCACGAGGCTAAGCGAAGGCTAAGGAGATCAACCCGGAAACTTGTATTCGACTGTGTCAATGCAGCGTTGGCTGACATCACGGGGTGCGGTGGGGTCCTCAACCGGAATTCAGAGGATGGACCACCTCCCGTATTGGCGGATGAGGTATGGTCCCGGATGAGGAAGTTGTTTTCCAACGAGGTGAGGTGTGTTACTGCGGGTGAGGACTGTGGGGACAGTAACAGCCTGGTGGTGGAGAGGGTGGTGAGGAAGGAGGTGGTGGGGAACAGTTGGGATGTGGATATGAGATCGGAAAGGGATAATGTGGGGAAAGAAATTCAAGGGAAGTTGCTGGATGAGCTCGTGCAAGAGGCTGTGGTTGAGTTGACAGGTAAGGTGTAA
- the LOC131314474 gene encoding GDSL esterase/lipase At4g28780-like yields the protein MSSPASVIILFFALAVLAAMSPNTAPQAEAARAFFVFGDSLVDNGNNNYLVTTARADSPPYGIDYPTHRPTGRFSNGLNIADIISEQLGSESTLPYLSTELTGQKLLVGATFASAGIGILNDTGIQFANIIRISQQMEFFKQYQDRVSAMIGPVETKRLVNGALVLIVLGGNDFVNNYFFTPYSARRLQYSLPEFSSFLISEYSKILMRLYELGARRVLVPGTSPLGCVPAELATQSTDGECAEEPQQAAQIFNPQLIQMIKDLNQQLGSDVFVAANSMRMHSNFISNPQSFGFVTSKMACCGQGPYNGIGVCNPTSNLCPNRKLYAFWDPFHPTEKANRIIVQQMITGSSEYMHPMNLSTIMAMDSRN from the exons ATGTCTAGTCCAGCTTCTGTAATTATCTTGTTTTTTGCACTAGCAGTACTGGCAGCAATGAGCCCAAATACTGCACCACAAGCTGAGGCCGCTCGAGCATTCTTCGTGTTTGGCGACTCGCTCGTGGACAATGGCAACAACAACTACTTGGTCACCACCGCGCGAGCTGACTCTCCACCGTACGGCATCGACTATCCCACTCATCGCCCCACCGGCCGCTTCTCTAATGGCTTAAACATCGCTGATATCATCA GCGAGCAGCTCGGATCCGAGTCTACATTGCCGTACTTGAGCACCGAGCTCACCGGACAAAAGCTGCTTGTGGGTGCAACCTTTGCTTCCGCCGGAATCGGAATCCTCAACGACACCGGAATTCAGTTT GCAAACATCATAAGAATCTCGCAGCAAATGGAGTTCTTCAAACAGTACCAGGATCGTGTTAGCGCTATGATTGGACCGGTGGAGACAAAGCGGCTTGTCAACGGAGCGCTTGTTCTGATAGTGCTAGGCGGCAACGACTTCGTTAACAACTACTTCTTCACTCCTTATTCTGCCAGAAGGCTCCAATACTCTCTGCCTGAATTCTCCAGCTTTCTCATCTCCGAGTACAGCAAAATTCTAATG AGGCTATATGAACTGGGAGCCCGCAGGGTACTGGTGCCAGGAACTAGCCCATTGGGTTGTGTCCCGGCAGAACTAGCCACTCAAAGCACAGATGGTGAGTGCGCCGAGGAACCCCAACAGGCTGCCCAAATCTTCAACCCACAACTGATTCAGATGATCAAAGACCTCAATCAACAGCTGGGCTCAGACGTCTTCGTCGCTGCTAATTCGATGAGAATGCACAGTAACTTCATCAGCAACCCCCAATCTTTTG GTTTTGTTACATCGAAGATGGCTTGCTGCGGGCAAGGACCCTACAATGGTATTGGTGTTTGCAACCCTACATCAAATCTCTGTCCCAACAGGAAGCTCTATGCGTTTTGGGATCCATTCCATCCCACCGAAAAGGCAAATCGGATCATTGTCCAACAGATGATTACCGGGTCTAGCGAGTACATGCATCCCATGAACCTCAGCACCATCATGGCTATGGACTCCAGAAACTGA